Proteins from a genomic interval of Lolium perenne isolate Kyuss_39 chromosome 1, Kyuss_2.0, whole genome shotgun sequence:
- the LOC127317504 gene encoding probable protein phosphatase 2C 48, producing MRQISSMLQGLARSMSLGKERKAGEEKEEEEQGTVLRTSGTLWGEGSETFAAVCSRRGEKGTNQDCSIVWEGFGCQDDSIFCGIFDGHGQWGHYVAKAVRDSLPPSLLCHWQEAVALASLIDGEKMLCDYQFDLWRQSYLAAAAAVDEELRRSRRLDAFNSGCTALSVVKQGDMMVVANVGDSRAVLGTTSDDGGLAAVQLTVDFKPDLPHEKERIRQCKGRVHSLGDEPGVHRVWLPDRDAPGLAMSRAFGDYCVKDYGVISAPEVTRRRITARDQFVILATDGVWDVLSNEEAVRVVAATPDREKAAKRLVECAVRAWRRKRRDVAVDDCSAICLFLHSPAS from the exons ATGCGGCAGATCTCGTCGATGCTGCAGGGGCTGGCCCGTTCGATGTCTCTAGGGAAGGAGAGGAAGGCCggcgaggagaaggaggaggaggagcaggggaCGGTGCTGCGCACGTCGGGGACGCTGTGGGGCGAGGGCTCCGAGACGTTCGCCGCCGTCTGCTCCCGCCGCGGCGAGAAGGGCACCAACCAGGACTGCTCCATCGTCTGGGAG GGATTCGGCTGCCAGGACGACTCCATCTTCTGCGGCATCTTCGACGGGCACGGCCAGTGGGGCCACTACGTCGCCAAGGCCGTCCGGGACTCGCTGCCACCATCGCTGCTGTGCCACTGGCAGGAGGCCGTCGCGCTTGCGTCGCTCATCGACGGTGAGAAGATGCTCTGCGACTACCAGTTCGACCTCTGGAGGCAGTCCtacctggccgccgccgccgcggtcgACGAAGAGCTCCGCCGAAGCCGCCGCCTGGACGCATTCAACAGCGGCTGCACGGCGCTGTCCGTCGTCAAGCAGGGCGACATGATGGTGGTGGCCAACGTCGGCGACTCGCGGGCCGTCCTTGGGACCACGTCCGACGACGGAGGCCTCGCCGCCGTCCAGCTCACCGTCGACTTTAAACCCGACCTACCCC ACGAGAAGGAGCGCATCAGGCAATGCAAGGGCCGCGTGCACAGCCTCGGCGACGAGCCCGGCGTGCACCGGGTGTGGCTGCCCGACCGGGACGCGCCGGGGCTCGCCATGTCGCGCGCGTTCGGCGACTACTGCGTCAAGGACTACGGCGTgatctcggcgccggaggtgacgCGGCGGCGGATCACCGCCCGGGACCAGTTCGTCATCCTCGCCACCGACGGGGTCTGGGACGTGCTCTCTAACGAGGAGGCGGTGCGGGTCGTGGCCGCGACGCCGGACAGAGAGAAGGCGGCGAAGCGCCTGGTCGAGTGCGCCGTGCGCGCGTGGAGGCGCAAGCGGAGGGACGTCGCCGTCGACGACTGCTCCGCGATCTGCCTCTTCCTCCACTCGCCGGCGTCCTGA